From a single Phaenicophaeus curvirostris isolate KB17595 chromosome 23, BPBGC_Pcur_1.0, whole genome shotgun sequence genomic region:
- the PEF1 gene encoding peflin, whose amino-acid sequence MAAGPGQGFPGAPPFSGGPYGQPGGGPQSRPYGGNAPPGVDPETLSWFQAVDADRSGYISVKELKQALVNSNWSTFNDETCLLMINMFDNTRSGRIDVYGFSALLRFIQQWRNLFQQYDRDQSGSISFNELQQAFAQMGYNLSPQFSQLLLARYAQRSANPSIQLDRFIHICMQLQSTTDAFREKDTALVGNVRLSYEDFLTMVVTRML is encoded by the exons GGCTTTCCTGGTGCGCCCCCCTTCTCCGGGGGTCCCTACGGACAGCCTGGTGGTGGCCCCCAGTCCAGGCCTTACGGAG GCAATGCACCCCCGGGTGTGGACCCCGAGACACTCTCCTGGTTCCAGGCGGTGGATGCTGATCGCAGTGGGTACATCTCCGTGAAGGAGCTAAAGCAGGCGCTGGTCAACTCCAACTGGTCGACGTTCAACGATGAGACCTGCCTGCTGATGATAA aTATGTTCGATAACACCAGGTCGGGACGCATAGACGTGTACGGCTTCTCAGCCTTGCTACGCTTTATCCAGCAGTGGAGGAACCTCTTCCAGCAGTACGACCGGGACCAGTCGGGCTCTATCAGCTTCAATGAGCTCCAGCAAG CTTTCGCGCAGATGGGCTACAACCTGAGCCCCCAGTTCAGCCAGCTGCTGCTCGCCCGCTACGCCCAGCGATCCGCCAACCCCAGCATCCAGCTCGACCGCTTCATTCACATCTGCATGCAGCTCCAGAGCACGACTGATGCCTTCCGCGAGAAAGACACGGCGCTGGTGGGCAACGTGCGGCTGAGCTACGAGGACTTCCTCACGATGGTCGTGACTCGCATGTTGTGA